The nucleotide window TCCAATAGCATGAAGACCTGTACCAAGAAGGGGGTTGGATGCTATCATTTATTTCTATTAATTGCGTTAAACATGGCTTCAATATTTTCTGGTGAGATATCCGGCAAAATGGCCTCATGACTTGGAGAAATGATTAATCCTGTCGGAAATAGTTCTTTTAATTTCATCACCTTCTTTGCAATGTCTTTTGGATTGCCATTCACCAAAAGGTTTTGGGCATCGACTCCGCCGCAAAAGGCTACTTTCCCATCAAAATGTTTTTTCAGGTTGGGTGCATCCATTTCGTTGGCAAGCGCCTGGATGGGATGGATAATATCGGCCCCCAAACCGGCCAGGTCCTGAATAATCGGAAAGATTGAACCGCACGAATGGTGCATCACGGTCAATCCATAGCATTTAGCCTGCTCAATTAGTTTTTTGGTACCAGGAAATACATATTCGCGCAAACTGTCGGGATCAACCATCAGGCACGTCTGACTTCCAAAATCATTCCCGATCAGCACCGCATCCAGCATGCCTTTAGTCGATTCGTAGAAAATTTCATTAGCCTTTAAATAGAAATCCGTAATGCGGTCAATCACCGCACGGAACATTTCAGGATTGGAGAGCATCACCATCAGCGCCTGTTCCATACCAAAAGCCGCACAGGCATCCTGAAAATGGGCGCTCCAAAGAATACCCATTTTTATCCGGTCTATAGGTGCAGCGGAAACTCTTCTTCTGGATTCTTTCCGATCAAGATACAACGCTGGATCGGGCCAGGCAAATTTTTCGACATCGGCAACATCTGTATAATCCTCAAAAAATCCCGGAGCAGTTAGTGTTCGTTCATCGGGAGTGTCCAAATGACTTACCTTGGCAAAATCGAATGCACAGGCAATGTGGTTTGACGGCGGATAGTTGTAAGGGACTTCGATGGGATATATATCATCATCAATAATATCGCGAAGCTGATCGATACTGTTTACACTAAAGTATTTCATTAACGCCGGTTCTGCAGAAGGTACTGGCAAACCCAACCAGGAAGCCGGTCGGTCAACAGGTTGATGAATGATGGTAGCAAAAAAACGTTCTTTATGGTCCATAATTAAATATTTAAAGATAGCGTGTTTAAGTTTTTTCGTAATTGCATCAGTGCATCTACATACATTTTAGGGATAACTCCGTTTTTATCTGGAGGTACATCGAGCAATAGGTTTGTCCCCCTTGACCGGCTAACAAGATACATACCCAGTAATTCTGCATCGCTGCGTGGAGTGTCGCCTTCTTTGAAGAACCACTCTTTACCGATAGGATCGCAAACCTCGCCCGGCATATAGTATTGTTTCCCCTCGATAGTTCTCAACCTGATATGTTTTGTTTGGCTATTGGGAAGGAAGCGTTCGATAGCAATCAAATCAGTTGGCCAGGCATAATTGATTTTAAACTGTGAACCATCACCAATGCCATGGTTCATCATTATCACGCTCTCAGGTTGCCAGTGTGCGATCTGGTTATAGAGCTTCTGACGATAATCACGGGGCAGGACTCCGGGAATGTCAATCCACACTTCTCCTATTTCGCCATATTGTGTTAAAAGCTCTTCTAATTGGTTCCACTGAAATTCACGATATTCTTCAGTTGTATAAGCATCTCCCCATGCAATATACGAAGGTGTTCCTGAGCCCATGATGTGGTGGTTATCCCACGAGCAATAGTAAAAACCAGGCATAATGCCATATCTGGCACATGAGTTTACAAAATCCCTCACCACATCAGTTTTATTACCACTTGTACCTACATGATAATCGGTATATTTACTTGGCCAGAGGCAATGCCCCGAAACATGCTTGGTCGTTAAAACGGCATATTTCATACCGGCATCCCGGGCTGTTCTTATCCATTGATCGGTATCCACTTTTTGCGGCGCGTAAAACGTGGAAGGTTTATCTCCTTTTGAAAGTTCCGCACCATCGAAGGTACTCATCCCAAAATGGAGGAACATTCCATATCCCATTCTTTCCCATTCCTGCAATTTTTGAAGTTTTAACCGCTGATTTCCATTTTCAGGTTCTATCAGATTATTACCAGCAGCTGGCGTCTCAAATGGCAAAAGCGTTGCTGTCCCTGCCAAAGTTGTTGTTTGGATAAAATTTCGTCTGTTCATTTTTGTAATTACTTATTTAAAAACCGTTTAAACTTAGAAACTCTGATTAGAATTATTATGAATATCCCATATTATACTAATAAGGGACACTCATTTAAAACAAATTAATGTTCAGATTTTTTAAGACTTTTTAAATCAATGCCTTTGAAATATTTCTTCAAAACATATTCCGGCTGTTGATTGTCGGGAACCTGTTTTAACTTTTTATAGTCGTATTCAAGCGGCAATATAGTTTTTGGGTTCATGGTCGCGGTATCGTTGGTTAAGGTATGCCATTCGTTCATCAGAGCCAATAATTCATCCACTTTTGACTTATATTCCGGAAGAACTGCCAGATTATCAATTTCGAGCGGATCATTCTTCAGGTTGAACAACTGTGTAAAATCCCTTTGCGGATAACGGATTAACTTCCATTCATCGATTCGAACGGCTCTTACGGTGTTCTTGTAAGCAGTATAGAGTGAACTGCGAACTTCTTTTTCTTTTCCCATGATAACGGGAACAAGATCCTTCCCGTCAATACCATTAGGTGCAGGCAAGCCGCAAATATCGGATAAGGTTGGAAAAATATCGTATAGGTAAACCAAAGCATCACGGACTTCATTTTTCGGGATTCCGGGACCACTGATAATTAATGGTACTTTCATACTGTGCTCATACAAATCCTGCTTTCCCATTAAACCATGGCTTCCAATTGCAAGGCCGTTATCGGCAGCATAAACAACAATGGTATTTTCGAATAAACCTTGCTTTTTCAGAGTTTCAATGATATCACCTATCCGGTTGTCCAAATGACTGATCAGTGCATAATAATCGGAGAGTGATTGTTGCACAATTTCAGGGGTTCGCGGCCAGGGCGCAAGCGTTTCATCTCTGATGTTTAAATCATCGAATTCGAAGGGATGGAGCGCTTTAAAATTTCCAGGCAGCGGAATTGAACCATCTGGGTACATTCCGATGTAATCTTTGCGTGGTGAACGTGGGTCATGGGGAGCAGTAAAGGCAACATAACAGAAGAAGGGGTTCTTACGTTCACCTTTGGCATAATTATCCAGATAACTGATAGCTGCATCGGCAAACAAATCGGTCGAAAATCCTTTTTTTACCGGCTCACTTAGTTTTCGGTCAGGCCCCATATTTCGACATGGAACCTGATAATGATCGGCCATGCCACCTATAAAAACATTTTCACCTTTCTGAAAAGAAGCCTCAAAAGTTTTTACGGTATTGTGCCATTTTCCTGTCCCGAAGGTTTCGTAACCATTTTCCGCAAAATGCATCGGCATCGTATGAATCCCATCGAGATGATCATACACGTGAAAGAGGCTTTTCCCACTCATCAGCATGGCCCGGCTGGGAGCACAAATGGCCCCATGATGACCGCCCATGACATAATTACTGGTGAACCTGACACCATTTTCTGCCAACTTATCGATATTTGGTGTACGGATATACGTGTTCCCTGCACATCTCATGGCATCAGCCCGCTGGTCGTCGGCAAATAGAAACAATATATTGGGCTTTTTCTTTTCTTCTGTCGAAACTTTACCTGTGTTGCAACTTGTGAATGTTCCGAATAACATAAGTGCAGACAATGGGAATAATGTATTTCCCATAATTAATTCTTTTTAAGATTTGATAATGTTTCAATATCTTCCGGATGGACAGACCCATCAGGCAAAGGACCAATATTAAGCAGAAGATTGTAATGGTTTGACTGGGCTTCATCCAACAGTTTTCTGACGTCTTCAACTTTCAGGTGATGCCCATCAATAGCTTTGTTGTAACCCCAGGTTGAGCCCCCATCAATGCCAGGTAAATGTGGTTGCATGGTATTGCAAACTTCCTTGGGTTTGTCTTTATTTAGTTCGTAAGCTTTTCTGGCAATAGGATATTGTTCACCAACTTTAGCATTTCCTCCTCGTTCCGGGGCCATAAAATCCTCATCGCCATTGGCTCCCTGTTTAAATGAAATCAGGGCATGGGGCGATAATTTACGGATTAATGCATAAGTTTCTTTTATTGGAAAAACATCCGGGTTTGCATAAAAGCCCATAATCGGATCAAACCAGATCCCTGCCACGGTTGGGTATTGGGTGAGCAATTCCTTAAGCTGTGCCTGGACATAATCAACATACCTGCGAAAATCTTCAGGCTTTTTGTACTTGTATTCTGCTGGCTCCTCTTTGTAGGCCGGGCGTGCATTGTTCCACCCTGCTTCCCTTGAATAAAAATAAGGATGATGCCAATCAGCAGCATAAGAATAATACAAAAATAAACCCAATCCCTCTTTCTCACAGGCTTTGGCCATCTCTCCAATCAAATCGCGCCTGGCAGGAGAATTGACGCTGTTATAATCAGTTTCTTTCGTTTTAAACAGGCAAAACCCTTCGTGGTGTTTGGCCGTGATGGTAATGTATTTCATCCCTGCTTTTTTCGCCAACTGCACAATGAACTCTGCATCAAAACCGGAGGCAGTAAATTGGCCTTTTAGTTTGGCATATTCATTCAAAGGAATGGTGTCCATCAGCTGCACCCATTCTCCCTTGCCCAACTGGCTATAAAGCCCGTAGTGAATAAACATCCCGAATTGGGCTTCTTTGAACCATTTCATGTTGGCTTCGCGGGGATTTTTTTTGTACTCTTCCCTATAGTCTTTTAAATAGGCCGGGACCTGACAAATAGCAGAAACATTCACCACCAATAG belongs to Lentimicrobiaceae bacterium and includes:
- a CDS encoding uroporphyrinogen decarboxylase family protein; its protein translation is MDHKERFFATIIHQPVDRPASWLGLPVPSAEPALMKYFSVNSIDQLRDIIDDDIYPIEVPYNYPPSNHIACAFDFAKVSHLDTPDERTLTAPGFFEDYTDVADVEKFAWPDPALYLDRKESRRRVSAAPIDRIKMGILWSAHFQDACAAFGMEQALMVMLSNPEMFRAVIDRITDFYLKANEIFYESTKGMLDAVLIGNDFGSQTCLMVDPDSLREYVFPGTKKLIEQAKCYGLTVMHHSCGSIFPIIQDLAGLGADIIHPIQALANEMDAPNLKKHFDGKVAFCGGVDAQNLLVNGNPKDIAKKVMKLKELFPTGLIISPSHEAILPDISPENIEAMFNAINRNK
- a CDS encoding alpha-L-fucosidase, with product MNRRNFIQTTTLAGTATLLPFETPAAGNNLIEPENGNQRLKLQKLQEWERMGYGMFLHFGMSTFDGAELSKGDKPSTFYAPQKVDTDQWIRTARDAGMKYAVLTTKHVSGHCLWPSKYTDYHVGTSGNKTDVVRDFVNSCARYGIMPGFYYCSWDNHHIMGSGTPSYIAWGDAYTTEEYREFQWNQLEELLTQYGEIGEVWIDIPGVLPRDYRQKLYNQIAHWQPESVIMMNHGIGDGSQFKINYAWPTDLIAIERFLPNSQTKHIRLRTIEGKQYYMPGEVCDPIGKEWFFKEGDTPRSDAELLGMYLVSRSRGTNLLLDVPPDKNGVIPKMYVDALMQLRKNLNTLSLNI
- a CDS encoding sulfatase-like hydrolase/transferase, which codes for MGNTLFPLSALMLFGTFTSCNTGKVSTEEKKKPNILFLFADDQRADAMRCAGNTYIRTPNIDKLAENGVRFTSNYVMGGHHGAICAPSRAMLMSGKSLFHVYDHLDGIHTMPMHFAENGYETFGTGKWHNTVKTFEASFQKGENVFIGGMADHYQVPCRNMGPDRKLSEPVKKGFSTDLFADAAISYLDNYAKGERKNPFFCYVAFTAPHDPRSPRKDYIGMYPDGSIPLPGNFKALHPFEFDDLNIRDETLAPWPRTPEIVQQSLSDYYALISHLDNRIGDIIETLKKQGLFENTIVVYAADNGLAIGSHGLMGKQDLYEHSMKVPLIISGPGIPKNEVRDALVYLYDIFPTLSDICGLPAPNGIDGKDLVPVIMGKEKEVRSSLYTAYKNTVRAVRIDEWKLIRYPQRDFTQLFNLKNDPLEIDNLAVLPEYKSKVDELLALMNEWHTLTNDTATMNPKTILPLEYDYKKLKQVPDNQQPEYVLKKYFKGIDLKSLKKSEH
- a CDS encoding alpha-L-fucosidase; translated protein: MLKYLLIIVLLVVNVSAICQVPAYLKDYREEYKKNPREANMKWFKEAQFGMFIHYGLYSQLGKGEWVQLMDTIPLNEYAKLKGQFTASGFDAEFIVQLAKKAGMKYITITAKHHEGFCLFKTKETDYNSVNSPARRDLIGEMAKACEKEGLGLFLYYSYAADWHHPYFYSREAGWNNARPAYKEEPAEYKYKKPEDFRRYVDYVQAQLKELLTQYPTVAGIWFDPIMGFYANPDVFPIKETYALIRKLSPHALISFKQGANGDEDFMAPERGGNAKVGEQYPIARKAYELNKDKPKEVCNTMQPHLPGIDGGSTWGYNKAIDGHHLKVEDVRKLLDEAQSNHYNLLLNIGPLPDGSVHPEDIETLSNLKKN